The genomic interval TCACAATCCCAGGGATCAATAGTTCTGCATAAGTCTGTTCAGAGATCCAAACAGTGAATCGCTAATTTAACCCGAATACATCACTGCTGATCGAATATTCATGCCGTGGTGTGGTAATTCataaaacttaaataattatttgacagGAGAGGAAACAGACTTAAGATacatcaattaaaaacaactcAACACGTCCCCAATATCACTACTGAAGgccaataaataacaatattacaatCTCGAGgaaaaatgacaacaacaaaaaaaaaaaaaaaaaaaaaactaaacagctTTCATTCAGGTCACTGACCTGTAGTGTTTGAGAAAAGAGCCTTTTGAGggataatttataattttatattcacTCTCAAATCATTAAAAGGTGcataagcaaaaacaacaaaaaaaggcatCCTATAGTTTTTGGTTTTAAGGCGGGCTGTGTTAGGATAGGTTTCTTAGTCGATTCTGTTCTCATCCACAAGCTGGCTTCAAGTGTTGTCCTGCCCATGATCagcttgagaaaaaaaaaatttaaataaaaaaaaaggtacacaCATAGTACATACACGATCTGTCTCTCACGCTCACAGCTCCCTCGCCTTTTCATTTCAAGCGTTCAATGAGTTCCTGGGTAAGGCCCAAGTTTAGCAGCTGTATCGGGGTAAGTTGGGCCAGGTGTGGGAAAGCTTTGAGCAGACGCTCCCAGCACAGCTCCAACAGACTGGGCACAACCAGCCAGATCTTAAACAAGGAACCAGTCCGCTTATTCTCATGGATGTTCACCACGCCGCCGTGAATGTACATGCAGCCAGCCTGAAAGCCAAACAGAAGACATTTAGAACGAATACTGATTCTTGCCCGCGTAAAACAAGCTTTTGGTAAACGACTGACCGGGGTAACAGCAGCACAGTGGAAGTACGCAGGTTCAGGCATCACTGCAGGTAGTTTATTCCACTGAAACGTCTGCAGGTTGATTTTCCACAGGTCGTCCAGTATTACTTCACCATTGTAACCTccacatataaatacatctgCCACGAAAACAACAGTGATCACACACTGAGCTCTACAAAGCGTCAGATtcaaatgttgacatttttaacttcctaccatttttaatttgcacaCAACTATGACATCTCCGAGGGGCGGGATATCCTGGCGGGGAAAAAAGGGCACAGAATAAGCATGTAATAATGTGCTTTCTTTTGTCAGATGTCAAGTCGAGGACTGCATTACTAACCTATTTTTTCATGAGGTTTAGTTGTGATTTCCTCCCAGGAATTTGTTTCAAGGTTATATGCGTGTatctaatacaaaaaaaaatgtggacaattgtcatttatattaaatcttctgaaaaaattaatgcatgaatccatttaatatttaaattgaggTATGAGTTACACGAGCAAGGCCCATTAGTTCCAGGAAACAAATGAAGTTATGTAACACTGACTAAAACGGCATGTACCTTATCTAATGGGTAGGAAGTCCAGGAAGTTCCCCCTCCTAGAATATATATCCTCTGTCCGTCATGGGCTATCTCATGCCTATATCTATAGAAAGGAAATTTTGAAAGACGTTTGGCATATTTCCTCGTAGACTGACATTTTAGCATCAGTTCAGTGACAAAAGGTCAAAAGTCACTTACCGCTCCTCAGGCAGGTCATCCGGAGGGTTGTTGGGTTTCAGATGAATCCACTCGCGTGTCGTCAGATCCAGTCTGTGGAGATCCGTGCTGTAGATGTAGCCTGTCGTACCTCCAAATACATAGAGGAAGCCGTTGATTATGGCCATCGCCTGCCAAACAAATCAGAGCTCGCTTAATTCAACAACGCAAGTCATTTATACGTTACccccatacatttatttttaaggcttTTGTACCTGTCCATATATTCGATTGGGTTTCTTGCCCCTGCAGTTGAGGAGGGACCAACGTTTGTATTTAACATTGCAGACGTGAACATCGTTTCCATTGTTTTCCCCAAACGGTATTCCAGTCCCGCCAAACACAAGCAGGTTGTTTCCGTGCAAAACAGCTGTTTAGTGTACACAGAAGACGGTCGAGTGAGGTAAGAGGTTTAAAACGCCTGACTTGCTGGTAAACCTAAACCAAGCCAAACAATGTCAAATGATGTCTTTTAAATGATCATACCTGACATTGAAGCCAGTTCAGTAGGCATAAAACCCTCGGTACGGATCTGTTGCCATGTCCCTGTGGCGAAGTGAAACCTCCACAGCTCCCTGAACAACGGATAGTCTTCGTTCTCCGAGCCACCCGATTCGTCGTAGTCGGGGTTGTATCCTCCAAACACGTAGAGGTTGGTGTTGTCAGCCACACAGCGATGGCCGCTCCGGGCTGGAGGGGCTCTGTGACCtacagagacagacagcagcCTATTGATGACGAGAAAGTTAAATAGCTACACAGCTCAGTTAGTGGCAAAGATGAGAGGTCCTCACTGAGTTTCTGTCATCAAAAGCAAAGATTTAAGATGCGGAAAATTATTAGATCCAATGTTTGCTGCTGGACTTGAACAGCAATTATTCCATACAACATCAGCAGGAGAAAGAAAATGGGTGATTAAAGATGCATTTGCGTTCACAAAGtcatctgtgaaaaaaaaaacagtttgtttaGTTACAACACTTTAGccattattttgatatatttgaggtataaaacaaacacactcattcTTAATAAAAATCCAACCACATCCATCCTACTTGAAATAAACACTTGAGGCTGTGATATGAATCTCCAACcagatttattcatattaaaatgcaacagAATTTTACGACGTGATATAAATATGGACAGATGTGGAAGTGACTTGATTCAGGAATCGGGATTAGCCTCGGATGACCTTCCATCTCTTATACAAGAGCGCGCTCCGAAGCTATGCCTCACATATTTGTTCAGTACGATACATATACAGAAGCAGAGCATACACACAGGTAAAAGTGACCCCAAAtttaattaacaacaacaacaacaacaacttaaaATCCCCATAATCCCtcattttttttggcaaatcCAGATTAATGAAACCTTAGTGTCAAATAAAACTATGGCCACcgtccacaaaaacacacagatacacaaacaTCTTAGTGAAAATAAGTC from Puntigrus tetrazona isolate hp1 chromosome 4, ASM1883169v1, whole genome shotgun sequence carries:
- the klhdc10 gene encoding kelch domain-containing protein 10 isoform X2; translation: MSAAEGAHSPDRLNQFERLSGRPPLRAAGHRAPPARSGHRCVADNTNLYVFGGYNPDYDESGGSENEDYPLFRELWRFHFATGTWQQIRTEGFMPTELASMSAVLHGNNLLVFGGTGIPFGENNGNDVHVCNVKYKRWSLLNCRGKKPNRIYGQAMAIINGFLYVFGGTTGYIYSTDLHRLDLTTREWIHLKPNNPPDDLPEERYRHEIAHDGQRIYILGGGTSWTSYPLDKIHAYNLETNSWEEITTKPHEKIGYPAPRRCHSCVQIKNDVFICGGYNGEVILDDLWKINLQTFQWNKLPAVMPEPAYFHCAAVTPAGCMYIHGGVVNIHENKRTGSLFKIWLVVPSLLELCWERLLKAFPHLAQLTPIQLLNLGLTQELIERLK
- the klhdc10 gene encoding kelch domain-containing protein 10 isoform X1; the protein is MSAAEGAHSPDRLNQFERLSGRPPLRAAGSKKRVSWVQARRLLGQPCPSLRIPNRFLREGHRAPPARSGHRCVADNTNLYVFGGYNPDYDESGGSENEDYPLFRELWRFHFATGTWQQIRTEGFMPTELASMSAVLHGNNLLVFGGTGIPFGENNGNDVHVCNVKYKRWSLLNCRGKKPNRIYGQAMAIINGFLYVFGGTTGYIYSTDLHRLDLTTREWIHLKPNNPPDDLPEERYRHEIAHDGQRIYILGGGTSWTSYPLDKIHAYNLETNSWEEITTKPHEKIGYPAPRRCHSCVQIKNDVFICGGYNGEVILDDLWKINLQTFQWNKLPAVMPEPAYFHCAAVTPAGCMYIHGGVVNIHENKRTGSLFKIWLVVPSLLELCWERLLKAFPHLAQLTPIQLLNLGLTQELIERLK